The following proteins come from a genomic window of Corynebacterium hansenii:
- a CDS encoding adenylate/guanylate cyclase domain-containing protein: protein MQRLWRNLRWLRSTPWPAYAAAVFLCNLIGAVGVGFFLGALLPLEGLSGFTELPGPAFIGLLVYLAAAVAAGIGTTWLLFKPVLRWQRNPDGHDPRRVRYLVMRIPGYQAILGAIIWGVGVLVFGIVALVHSPRLGLVVVITSVFGGAIVALMTYLISERLVRPVAAEALARRAPDSSLEPPIGQRLQQTWVLTSGLPVVGILLVFLAQRLGYFTDDLGDILPAIVALAVLALVTGYVGTSLAAMSIVDPIRDLTGAVNRVRRGDTGTRVPIYDGSEMGVLQAGFNEMMRGLQERQRVRDLFGRYVGSEVARKALEEKPTLGGEDRLVAVLFVDVIGSTTFAVQNSPEVVVRELNAFFEHVVDCVHRNKGIINKFQGDAALAVFGAPLPLDDTAGHALAAARELRQELRDLKLSAGIGVSAGRVVAGHIGAHDRFEYTVIGDAVNQAARLTELAKDTPGQVLATASTVRLANEDEQARWTSLKSVELRGRTHMTQLARPIRPTLADRS from the coding sequence ATGCAACGGTTGTGGAGGAACCTCCGGTGGCTGCGCAGCACGCCCTGGCCCGCGTACGCGGCGGCGGTGTTCCTGTGCAACCTCATCGGCGCCGTCGGCGTCGGGTTCTTCCTCGGTGCCCTGCTGCCGCTCGAGGGCCTGTCGGGGTTCACCGAACTGCCCGGGCCCGCGTTCATCGGGCTGCTCGTGTACCTCGCCGCCGCCGTGGCGGCGGGCATCGGCACGACGTGGCTGCTGTTCAAACCCGTGCTGCGCTGGCAGCGCAACCCCGACGGCCACGACCCGCGGCGCGTGCGCTACCTGGTCATGCGCATCCCCGGGTACCAGGCGATCCTCGGCGCCATCATCTGGGGCGTCGGCGTGCTGGTGTTCGGCATCGTCGCACTCGTGCATTCGCCGCGCCTGGGGCTGGTGGTGGTGATCACCTCGGTGTTCGGCGGCGCCATCGTCGCGCTGATGACGTACCTCATCTCCGAACGGCTCGTCCGCCCCGTCGCCGCGGAGGCCCTCGCCCGCCGCGCCCCCGACTCGTCGCTGGAACCGCCGATCGGCCAGCGCCTGCAGCAGACGTGGGTGCTCACCTCCGGGCTGCCCGTCGTCGGCATCCTGCTCGTGTTCCTCGCCCAGAGGCTCGGGTACTTCACCGACGACCTCGGCGACATCCTGCCCGCCATCGTCGCGCTCGCCGTGCTGGCGCTGGTGACCGGCTACGTGGGCACGTCACTCGCCGCCATGAGCATCGTCGACCCCATCCGCGACCTCACCGGCGCCGTCAACCGCGTCCGCCGCGGCGACACCGGCACCCGAGTGCCCATCTACGACGGCTCCGAAATGGGCGTCCTGCAGGCCGGCTTCAACGAAATGATGCGCGGCCTGCAGGAACGCCAGCGCGTCCGCGACCTGTTCGGCCGCTACGTCGGCTCCGAAGTCGCCCGCAAGGCACTCGAGGAGAAGCCGACGCTGGGCGGCGAGGACCGCCTGGTGGCCGTGCTGTTCGTCGACGTCATCGGGTCGACGACGTTCGCCGTGCAGAACTCGCCGGAGGTCGTCGTCCGCGAGCTCAACGCGTTCTTCGAGCACGTCGTCGACTGCGTGCACCGGAACAAGGGGATCATCAACAAGTTCCAGGGCGACGCGGCGCTGGCCGTGTTCGGCGCCCCGCTGCCGCTCGACGACACCGCCGGGCACGCCCTCGCCGCCGCCCGCGAGCTGCGCCAGGAGCTGCGCGACCTGAAGCTGTCGGCGGGCATCGGCGTCTCCGCCGGGCGCGTCGTCGCCGGGCACATCGGCGCCCACGACCGTTTCGAGTACACCGTCATCGGCGACGCCGTGAACCAGGCCGCCCGCCTCACCGAGCTGGCCAAGGACACCCCCGGCCAGGTGCTGGCCACCGCGTCGACCGTGCGCCTGGCCAACGAGGACGAGCAGGCGCGCTGGACGTCCCTGAAGTCCGTCGAGCTGCGCGGTCGCACCCACATGACGCAGCTGGCGAGGCCGATCCGCCCGACGCTCGCGGACCGTTCCTGA
- the topA gene encoding type I DNA topoisomerase has protein sequence MADDKGTKRLVIVESATKARKIQPYLGDDYIVEASVGHIRDLPRGAADIPAKYKKEPWARLGVDVDHGFQPLYLVSPDKKKKVTELKRLLAGVDELYLATDPDREGEAIAWHLLEVLKPKVPVRRMVFHEITKPAILEAAANTRELDQNLVDAQEARRILDRLYGYEVSPVLWKKVMPRLSAGRVQSVATRVIVERERERMAFISAGYWDLDATLDTGSEPVDSTQPRRFDARLTSVEGKRVATGRDFDDRGQLKKPEGVTVLAEADARSLADGLTGATLTVASVEEKPYTRRPYAPFMTSTLQQEAGRKLHFTSERTMRIAQRLYENGHITYMRTDSTTLSKSGIEAARRQARDLYGPEYVADAPRQYQRKVKNSQEAHEAIRPAGERFATPGELAGSLDAEEFKLYELIWQRTVASQMSDARGTSMKVVVAGTSAAGEGAGAGAGAREVELSATGRTITFPGFLKAYVEVSQLGDGRNVADNAERRLPRLETGQELGVDSVTPEGHSTNPPARYTEASLVKKMEDLGIGRPSTYASIIKTIQDRGYVYSRGNALVPSWVAFAVVGLMEDSFADLINYDFTSDLEDELDEIAAGSEDRTRWLSGFYFGDSAENGSGGADVIAARGGLKNIIDVNLEAIDARRVNSLHIFDDADGNPIVVRVGRYGPYLERVRPGAGEEGADLVQRANVPESMTPDELDLETAEKLLAMPQGGRELGLNPANGRMIVSKDGRYGPYVTEIVTDEEKAGVEVKAEQIVAEERAAEDAQRAAEGKRKKNWDTKTAANQKEKRIAQIVEETLKPKTASLFSSMEPSTVTLEEALKLLSLPREVGVDPTDGELITAQNGRYGPYLKKGSDSRSLASEEQLFTVTLDEARRIYAEPKRRGRAAAKPPLKQLGDNDVSGKPMTVKDGRFGPYVTDGTTNASLRKGDNPETLTDARANELLSERRAKEAATGGPGAKKTAKRSTKKTTKKTAKKAAKKTSKKATKKTAKKTAKKS, from the coding sequence GTGGCAGACGACAAAGGCACGAAGCGACTCGTCATCGTCGAGTCGGCGACCAAGGCGCGCAAGATCCAGCCGTACTTGGGCGACGACTACATCGTCGAGGCATCCGTCGGCCACATCCGCGACCTGCCCCGCGGCGCCGCCGACATCCCCGCCAAATACAAGAAGGAACCCTGGGCCCGCCTCGGCGTCGACGTCGACCACGGCTTCCAGCCCCTCTACCTGGTCAGCCCCGACAAAAAGAAGAAGGTCACCGAGCTGAAGCGGCTGCTCGCCGGCGTCGACGAGCTGTACCTCGCCACCGACCCCGACCGCGAGGGCGAGGCCATCGCGTGGCACCTGCTCGAGGTGCTCAAGCCCAAGGTGCCCGTGCGCCGCATGGTGTTCCACGAGATCACCAAGCCCGCCATCCTCGAAGCCGCCGCCAACACCCGCGAACTCGATCAGAACCTGGTCGACGCCCAGGAAGCCCGCCGCATCCTCGACCGCCTGTACGGATACGAAGTGTCGCCCGTGCTGTGGAAGAAGGTCATGCCGCGCCTGTCCGCCGGCCGTGTGCAGTCCGTGGCCACCCGCGTCATCGTCGAGCGCGAGCGGGAGCGGATGGCGTTCATCTCCGCCGGTTACTGGGACCTCGACGCGACGCTCGACACCGGATCCGAGCCCGTCGACTCCACCCAGCCGCGGCGTTTCGACGCCCGCCTGACCTCCGTCGAAGGCAAGCGCGTCGCCACCGGCCGCGATTTCGACGACCGCGGGCAGCTGAAGAAGCCCGAGGGCGTCACCGTCCTCGCCGAAGCCGATGCCCGCTCGCTCGCCGATGGCCTGACCGGCGCGACGCTGACCGTCGCGTCCGTCGAGGAGAAGCCGTACACCCGCCGCCCCTACGCGCCGTTCATGACGTCGACGCTGCAGCAGGAAGCCGGCCGCAAGCTCCACTTCACCTCCGAGCGCACCATGCGCATCGCCCAGCGCCTGTACGAAAACGGCCACATCACCTACATGCGAACCGACTCGACCACACTGTCGAAGTCGGGCATCGAGGCCGCCCGCCGTCAGGCCCGCGACCTCTACGGCCCCGAGTACGTCGCCGACGCTCCGCGCCAGTACCAGCGCAAGGTGAAGAACTCCCAGGAGGCCCACGAGGCCATCCGCCCCGCCGGCGAACGGTTCGCCACGCCCGGCGAGCTCGCCGGATCCCTCGATGCCGAGGAATTCAAGCTCTACGAGCTGATCTGGCAGCGCACCGTCGCCTCCCAGATGTCCGACGCGCGCGGCACGTCGATGAAGGTGGTCGTCGCGGGCACGTCAGCCGCCGGTGAAGGTGCCGGGGCCGGGGCCGGGGCCCGCGAGGTGGAACTGTCCGCCACCGGCCGCACCATCACCTTCCCCGGCTTCCTGAAGGCCTACGTGGAGGTGTCGCAGCTCGGCGACGGCCGCAACGTCGCCGACAACGCCGAACGCCGCCTGCCGCGCCTGGAAACCGGCCAGGAACTCGGCGTCGACTCCGTCACCCCGGAAGGCCACTCCACCAACCCGCCGGCGCGCTACACCGAAGCGTCGCTGGTGAAGAAGATGGAGGACCTCGGCATCGGGCGCCCGTCGACGTACGCGTCGATCATCAAGACCATCCAGGACCGCGGCTACGTGTACTCCCGCGGCAACGCCCTGGTGCCGTCGTGGGTGGCGTTCGCCGTCGTCGGCCTGATGGAGGATTCCTTCGCCGACCTGATCAACTACGACTTCACCTCCGACCTGGAGGATGAGCTCGACGAGATCGCCGCCGGGTCCGAGGACCGCACGCGCTGGCTCAGCGGGTTCTACTTCGGAGACTCCGCCGAAAACGGATCCGGCGGTGCCGACGTCATCGCGGCGCGCGGCGGCCTGAAGAACATCATCGACGTCAACCTCGAGGCGATCGACGCCCGCCGCGTCAACTCCCTGCACATCTTCGACGACGCCGACGGCAACCCCATCGTCGTCCGCGTCGGCCGCTACGGCCCGTACCTGGAGCGCGTGCGCCCCGGCGCCGGCGAGGAGGGCGCCGACCTGGTGCAGCGCGCCAACGTGCCGGAGTCGATGACCCCCGACGAGCTGGACCTGGAGACCGCCGAGAAGCTGCTGGCCATGCCGCAGGGCGGCCGCGAGCTGGGCCTCAACCCGGCCAACGGCCGCATGATCGTGTCCAAGGACGGCCGCTACGGCCCGTACGTCACCGAGATCGTCACCGACGAGGAGAAGGCCGGCGTCGAGGTCAAGGCGGAGCAGATCGTCGCCGAGGAGCGTGCCGCGGAGGACGCCCAGCGCGCCGCCGAGGGCAAGCGCAAGAAGAACTGGGACACCAAGACCGCGGCGAACCAGAAGGAGAAGCGCATCGCGCAGATCGTCGAGGAGACGCTGAAGCCGAAGACGGCGTCGCTGTTTTCCTCGATGGAGCCGTCGACGGTGACGCTGGAGGAGGCGCTGAAGCTGCTGTCGCTGCCGCGCGAGGTCGGCGTCGACCCCACCGACGGGGAGCTGATCACGGCGCAGAACGGCCGCTACGGCCCGTACCTGAAGAAGGGCTCGGACTCGCGGTCGCTGGCGTCGGAGGAGCAGCTTTTCACGGTCACGCTCGACGAGGCCCGCCGCATCTACGCGGAGCCGAAGCGCCGGGGCCGCGCGGCCGCGAAGCCGCCGCTGAAGCAGCTGGGCGACAACGACGTGTCCGGCAAGCCGATGACCGTGAAGGACGGCCGCTTCGGCCCGTACGTCACCGATGGCACGACGAATGCGTCGCTTCGCAAGGGCGACAACCCGGAGACCCTGACCGACGCGCGCGCCAACGAGCTGCTGTCGGAGCGCCGCGCGAAGGAGGCCGCCACGGGTGGCCCGGGGGCGAAGAAGACGGCGAAGCGGTCGACGAAGAAGACGACCAAGAAGACCGCGAAGAAGGCCGCCAAGAAGACAAGCAAGAAGGCCACCAAGAAGACGGCGAAAAAGACGGCCAAGAAGTCCTGA
- a CDS encoding DNA polymerase III subunit delta' yields MDETGVFDRVTESGGARATLAAAARAARAMARAGDDPAARAAADPNGAMTHSWLFTGPPGSGRSVAAKAFAQALLCTDPDVVGCGRCRGCLTAEANTHGDLMNVTTEGAVIQVKVVRSEVIPWAHRRPTTAEWRVVIIEDADRLNDESANALLKAVEEPPERTVFLLCAPTTDPSDFSVTLRSRCRHVYVPTPTREHVVAALRMSNPELTVEQAEWAGTIANGHIGRAKGLATDEGTREWRGRALDLVEAVFDPSRAYLRTRELASKAEAESKRRNAPREEKELEQLTNSLGLGAKGKGAQAATRGSAGVIKELEENQKRRRKRTEFELVDMALMDMVGLLRDALLVSSGIGADGSGGGGSGGGTGGGAGPTPINPDRRRTASELARRVPPEGLVACIDAVMGARKAMARNVRSAVALDGMMGAMQVACRVGQR; encoded by the coding sequence ATGGATGAAACCGGCGTTTTCGACCGCGTGACGGAGTCCGGGGGAGCGCGGGCGACGTTGGCGGCCGCGGCCCGTGCGGCGCGTGCGATGGCCCGGGCGGGGGATGATCCGGCGGCGCGTGCCGCGGCGGACCCGAACGGCGCGATGACGCATTCGTGGTTGTTCACGGGGCCGCCGGGGTCGGGGCGGTCCGTGGCGGCGAAGGCGTTCGCGCAGGCGCTGTTGTGCACCGACCCGGACGTGGTGGGCTGCGGCCGGTGCCGGGGGTGCCTGACGGCGGAGGCGAACACGCACGGCGACCTGATGAACGTGACCACCGAGGGCGCGGTGATCCAGGTGAAGGTCGTGCGCTCGGAGGTGATCCCGTGGGCGCACCGCCGGCCGACGACGGCGGAGTGGCGGGTGGTGATCATCGAGGACGCCGACCGGCTCAACGACGAGTCCGCCAATGCCCTGCTGAAGGCGGTGGAGGAGCCGCCGGAGCGGACGGTGTTCCTGTTGTGCGCGCCGACGACGGATCCGTCGGACTTTTCCGTGACGCTGCGGTCGCGGTGCCGGCACGTGTACGTGCCCACTCCGACGCGGGAGCACGTGGTGGCCGCGCTGCGGATGAGCAACCCCGAGTTGACCGTGGAGCAGGCCGAGTGGGCGGGCACCATCGCCAACGGCCACATCGGCAGGGCGAAGGGGTTGGCCACCGATGAGGGCACGCGCGAGTGGCGCGGCCGGGCGCTGGATCTGGTGGAGGCGGTGTTCGACCCTTCCCGCGCGTACCTGCGCACTCGGGAGCTGGCGTCGAAGGCGGAGGCCGAGTCGAAGCGGCGCAATGCCCCGCGCGAGGAGAAGGAGCTGGAGCAGCTGACCAATTCCCTGGGCCTCGGCGCGAAGGGCAAGGGCGCGCAGGCGGCGACGCGCGGGTCGGCGGGCGTGATCAAGGAGCTGGAGGAGAACCAGAAGCGCCGCCGCAAGCGCACCGAGTTCGAGTTGGTGGACATGGCGCTGATGGACATGGTCGGTTTGCTTCGCGACGCGCTGCTGGTCTCCTCGGGGATCGGTGCGGATGGGAGCGGCGGTGGTGGCTCCGGTGGTGGCACAGGCGGGGGAGCCGGTCCGACGCCGATCAATCCCGACCGGCGGCGCACGGCCTCGGAATTGGCGCGCCGGGTTCCTCCGGAAGGGTTGGTGGCATGCATCGACGCGGTGATGGGGGCCCGCAAGGCCATGGCCCGAAACGTGCGGTCCGCCGTCGCCCTCGACGGGATGATGGGCGCGATGCAAGTGGCGTGCCGGGTGGGGCAGAGGTGA
- a CDS encoding MFS transporter has product MTTSVIAAEKDQRTRVLSGTLIGTTVEWYDFFIYAQAAAIIFGSQFFDPAGGKDSPVGQIISWATLGISFLFRPLGAVVAGHIGDRFGRKGVLVFTLIGMGLATFLIGVLPTYASWGIAAPLILVALRIIQGISAGGEWGGAALMAVEYAPKKRRGLFGSAPQVGVPLGLVLSTAVLVAVQSNLGMEAYKEWGWRIPFLLSFVLIIVGYIIRKAVDESPVFRAMQEESAERSAPLPLLFKNHWRKVIQGALIFGAQQAPGYLVIAFFGKFAQIPVEAGGAGISSQVAWTGTLVAGIFWTIFMVLSGAISDSIGRGRTFIIGYVLLIIGEVVMWNLIATGNPWIYVATLGFLALPLALTLGPLPAMYAEMFPADVRYSGVSISYALGAILGGAFAPMITQLILDATKTDTYVGDTWMVSVYLIALTIPAFIALFMLPKNLEERDLLALKHDEA; this is encoded by the coding sequence ATGACCACGTCCGTCATCGCCGCCGAGAAGGACCAGCGCACGCGCGTCCTCTCGGGCACGCTCATCGGCACCACCGTCGAGTGGTACGACTTCTTCATCTACGCGCAGGCCGCCGCCATCATCTTCGGCAGCCAGTTCTTCGATCCCGCCGGCGGCAAAGACTCCCCCGTCGGCCAGATCATTTCCTGGGCCACGCTGGGCATTTCCTTCCTCTTCCGCCCGCTGGGCGCCGTCGTCGCCGGCCACATCGGCGACCGCTTCGGCCGCAAGGGCGTGCTCGTCTTCACGCTCATCGGCATGGGCCTGGCGACGTTCCTCATCGGCGTCCTGCCGACCTACGCCAGCTGGGGCATCGCCGCCCCGCTGATCCTGGTGGCGCTCCGCATCATCCAGGGCATCTCCGCCGGCGGCGAGTGGGGCGGCGCCGCCCTGATGGCCGTCGAGTACGCGCCGAAGAAGCGCCGCGGCCTGTTCGGCTCCGCGCCGCAGGTCGGCGTGCCGCTGGGCCTGGTGCTGTCCACCGCCGTCCTCGTCGCCGTCCAGTCCAACCTGGGCATGGAGGCGTACAAGGAGTGGGGCTGGCGCATTCCGTTCCTGCTCAGCTTCGTGCTGATCATCGTCGGCTACATCATCCGCAAGGCCGTCGACGAGTCCCCGGTCTTCCGCGCCATGCAGGAGGAGTCCGCCGAGCGTTCCGCTCCGCTGCCGCTGCTGTTCAAGAACCACTGGCGCAAGGTCATCCAGGGCGCGCTCATCTTCGGCGCCCAGCAGGCCCCGGGCTACCTGGTCATCGCGTTCTTCGGCAAGTTCGCCCAGATCCCGGTCGAGGCCGGCGGCGCGGGCATCTCCTCGCAGGTCGCGTGGACGGGCACTCTGGTGGCCGGCATCTTCTGGACCATCTTCATGGTCCTGTCCGGCGCCATCTCCGACTCCATCGGCCGCGGCCGCACCTTCATCATCGGCTACGTGCTGCTGATCATCGGTGAGGTCGTCATGTGGAACCTCATCGCCACCGGCAACCCGTGGATCTACGTCGCCACGCTCGGCTTCCTGGCGCTGCCGCTGGCCCTAACCCTCGGCCCGCTGCCGGCCATGTACGCCGAGATGTTCCCGGCCGACGTCCGCTACTCGGGCGTGTCCATCTCCTACGCCCTCGGCGCGATCCTCGGCGGCGCGTTCGCCCCGATGATCACCCAGCTGATCCTCGATGCCACGAAGACCGACACCTACGTCGGCGACACCTGGATGGTCTCCGTGTACCTCATCGCGCTGACCATCCCGGCGTTCATCGCGCTGTTCATGCTCCCGAAGAACCTCGAGGAGCGCGACCTGCTGGCGCTGAAGCACGACGAGGCGTAA